In the genome of Sphaeramia orbicularis chromosome 13, fSphaOr1.1, whole genome shotgun sequence, one region contains:
- the LOC115431025 gene encoding lysophosphatidic acid receptor 6-like, whose product MTGNATELEPKNTAYALVFGSVMALGLPLNAVSLWILLHHHNRKSPSAVFMVNLAISDLLLVISLPTRVYFYATGTWPLGGMACIWITMLFRNNIRSSSIFITFISMDRLLAVVYPLRSRHVRTVSNAVKASALIWLIVVLVNIPESVSFSRNLYNYSKPTCFEFPHMKEVDKSPVVYFQPVLVIILLAVNIVSTSLVSWTVQKHLSVSAKVNNKVNVMLLFVMNLMMFIIFFLPVSLYLFRDWKTSITPLICLASVNCCFDPLLYYFSFDGFWKKNEGTESSRE is encoded by the coding sequence ATGACAGGAAATGCAACAGAGCTGGAACCCAAGAACACAGCTTATGCTCTGGTCTTCGGATCGGTCATGGCTCTGGGTTTGCCTCTCAACGCTGTGTCACTGTGGATCCTGCTCCATCATCACAACAGAAAATCACCCAGCGCTGTGTTCATGGTCAACCTGGCCATCTCGGACCTGCTGCTCGTCATCTCCCTGCCCACGAGGGTCTACTTCTACGCCACCGGTACCTGGCCTCTGGGCGGTATGGCCTGCATCTGGATCACAATGCTCTTTCGGAACAACATTCGCTCTAGTTCCatcttcatcaccttcatcaGCATGGACCGGCTGCTGGCTGTTGTTTATCCGCTGAGGTCACGCCACGTGAGGACTGTTTCCAATGCTGTAAAGGCCTCTGCCCTCATTTGGCTGATTGTGGTATTGGTGAACATCCCAGAGAGTGTGAGCTTTTCAAGGAATTTATACAACTACAGCAAACCAACATGTTTTGAATTTCCTCACATGAAGGAAGTGGACAAATCACCTGTGGTTTATTTCCAACCTGTCTTAGTCATCATACTCCTGGCTGTCAATATTGTGTCAACCTCTTTGGTGTCTTGGACGGTACAAAAACACCTCAGTGTCTCAGCAAAGGTCAACAACAAGGTGAATGTCATGCTACTTTTTGTGATGAACTTGATGATGTTCATCATATTTTTCCTGCCTGTATCATTGTATCTCTTCAGAGACTGGAAAACGTCCATTACACCACTGATATGTCTTGCGAGTGTGAACTGCTGCTTCGACCCTCTACTGTATTACTTTTCCTTTGATGGATTCTGGAAGAAAAATGAGGGTACAGAGTCTTCAAGAGAATAG